A section of the Methanothermobacter sp. genome encodes:
- a CDS encoding thiamine pyrophosphate-binding protein: MKVCAEVLTEILEEAGFTHIFGHPGEQILPLYEALRKSGIQHVLMRHEQGAVHAADGYARASGRPGVCVATGGPGALNLVMGVAAANTDSVPLIALTGDLPRGEGGGRFQEADIEGVFSPVVKKSRTALNGEDASLALLETLDAFERGVTGVMHINLPKDVLEEGVGTIEKPPSTPFKTPDLSDAIEVLRSAAKPLVLAGAGIIWAGAVEEFRKFITENQLPVVTTYSGRGVLPEDHPLCLGMTGTRGTPAGNYAARECDVLLVLGSRLSERTSAAMGNPRIIHVNTDPNVLRGDFRLNMNVRDFLMHGIHVKHPLRWLRELHDFSAKNLPLYDLPLGEEKTLKTSSAVRSILDAAPDAVVVSDAGSHTTWVTLHRRVLRERSLLFSGGFGPMGYGLPAAVGAKIARPDDDVLLVAGDGGFQMTMQELGTLAELDLGITMCILNNRQLDVIRQWQEMKYGASYSVKMRNPDFVKLAGAYGIGAERVYEIGDVAGAVERGLDSGEPYLVELMVEEENIPLPDL; the protein is encoded by the coding sequence ATGAAGGTGTGCGCAGAGGTCCTCACAGAGATACTTGAGGAGGCAGGTTTCACCCACATATTCGGGCATCCCGGTGAACAGATACTCCCCCTCTATGAGGCCCTCAGAAAATCAGGGATCCAGCATGTTCTCATGAGGCACGAACAGGGGGCTGTACATGCTGCAGACGGCTACGCCCGGGCCTCTGGAAGGCCAGGTGTATGCGTGGCCACCGGCGGCCCCGGGGCCCTGAACCTTGTGATGGGGGTGGCCGCTGCAAACACCGATTCTGTGCCCCTCATAGCCCTAACAGGGGACCTTCCCAGGGGTGAAGGTGGGGGCAGGTTCCAGGAGGCAGACATAGAGGGTGTCTTCAGTCCAGTTGTGAAGAAAAGTAGAACCGCCCTTAATGGGGAGGATGCATCCCTTGCACTCCTTGAGACCCTCGATGCATTTGAGAGGGGAGTCACAGGGGTGATGCACATCAACCTCCCCAAGGATGTGCTTGAGGAGGGGGTGGGGACCATTGAAAAACCCCCCAGCACACCCTTTAAAACACCAGACCTTAGTGATGCCATTGAAGTTCTGAGGTCAGCAGCAAAGCCCCTGGTCCTGGCAGGCGCAGGCATAATCTGGGCAGGAGCCGTTGAGGAGTTCAGGAAATTTATCACTGAAAATCAGCTCCCGGTTGTGACTACCTACAGTGGGAGGGGTGTTCTACCAGAGGACCACCCACTCTGTCTTGGAATGACAGGGACAAGGGGGACCCCTGCAGGAAACTATGCTGCAAGGGAATGTGATGTTCTCCTGGTGCTTGGCTCAAGGCTCTCAGAGAGGACCTCAGCGGCGATGGGTAACCCCCGGATTATACACGTTAATACAGACCCCAATGTCCTGAGGGGTGATTTCAGGCTAAATATGAATGTAAGGGACTTTCTGATGCATGGTATTCATGTGAAACATCCCTTAAGATGGTTAAGGGAACTTCATGACTTCAGTGCAAAAAATCTCCCCCTCTATGATTTACCTCTCGGCGAAGAGAAAACCCTTAAAACCTCCTCAGCCGTCCGCAGCATCCTAGATGCAGCCCCGGATGCGGTTGTGGTCAGTGACGCTGGAAGCCACACAACCTGGGTCACCCTCCACCGGAGGGTTCTCAGGGAACGCAGCCTCCTCTTCTCCGGGGGGTTTGGGCCCATGGGATATGGCCTGCCTGCTGCAGTGGGTGCCAAAATTGCGAGGCCAGATGATGATGTTCTGCTGGTGGCAGGGGACGGGGGTTTCCAGATGACCATGCAGGAACTCGGAACCTTGGCTGAACTGGACCTTGGAATCACCATGTGCATACTGAACAACCGGCAGCTTGATGTTATAAGGCAGTGGCAGGAGATGAAATACGGTGCAAGCTACTCTGTTAAGATGAGGAACCCTGATTTTGTTAAACTTGCAGGTGCTTATGGTATAGGTGCAGAGAGGGTCTATGAAATTGGTGACGTTGCAGGGGCCGTTGAAAGGGGTCTTGATTCAGGAGAACCCTATCTCGTGGAGTTAATGGTTGAAGAGGAGAACATACCGCTTCCAGATCTGTAG
- the acs gene encoding acetate--CoA ligase has translation MSGQLDSLLKEERIFNPDDETVRNSNIRIWMDQHGIGDYDELLERARSDPEWFWDEMASELEWFSPYERVLEWEPPHARWFTGGRFNITYNALDRHVAGPEKNRVAYIWEGEDGSVRKLTYYDLYREVNRLANALKGMGVGKGDRVSIYLPMIPELPVAMLACARIGAVHSVVFSGFWAKAFRERAADAEAKVAITADAFYRRGKLIRLKETLDMVADDIPSLERVIVVDRLGEEVNMVEGRDVLWEDAVDGMSDECPCEELDPEDSLFILYTSGTTGKPKGVVHTHGGYAAGVSSTYRFVFDVKERDIWWCAADIGWITGHSYIVYAPLIEGSTSVMYEGAPDYPDPGRIWSMIERYGVTIFYTAPTTVRLFMKYGNKWPEKYDLSTLRLLGSVGEPINPEAWMWYYRTIGGGRCPIMDTWWQTETGMHMITPLPVTPLKPGSAGKPFPTVVADVVDDNGESIRGSGGHLVIRTPWPAMFRTLFREPERYVEAYWSTFPGVYLSGDVARIDDDGYFWIQGREDDVLNVAGHRISTAEVESALVSHPDVVEAAVVGKPDILKGEEIAAFVTLRDTVKPVPRLKGVLREHVRREIGPIASPSYIEFVEDLPKTRSGKIMRRVIKALIRGEDTGDLSTLSNPESVRMLEERLQTI, from the coding sequence ATGAGCGGGCAGCTAGATTCTCTTCTTAAGGAGGAACGAATTTTCAATCCAGATGACGAAACAGTTAGAAACAGCAATATAAGGATCTGGATGGATCAACATGGCATAGGGGATTATGATGAGCTCCTTGAGAGGGCCAGGTCGGATCCTGAATGGTTCTGGGATGAAATGGCATCTGAACTTGAATGGTTCAGTCCATACGAGAGGGTCCTTGAATGGGAACCACCCCATGCCAGATGGTTCACAGGCGGAAGGTTCAATATAACCTACAATGCACTTGACAGGCACGTAGCGGGTCCTGAAAAGAACAGGGTCGCCTATATATGGGAGGGTGAGGATGGTAGCGTCAGAAAGCTCACCTACTATGACCTCTACCGTGAGGTTAACCGTCTTGCCAATGCACTGAAGGGTATGGGTGTCGGGAAGGGGGACCGTGTGAGCATCTACCTTCCCATGATACCTGAACTTCCGGTTGCGATGCTGGCATGCGCGAGGATAGGGGCCGTTCACAGCGTCGTATTCAGCGGTTTCTGGGCCAAAGCGTTCCGTGAGAGGGCTGCAGATGCAGAGGCAAAGGTTGCAATAACTGCAGATGCATTCTACCGGAGGGGTAAATTAATAAGGCTCAAGGAGACCCTGGACATGGTTGCAGATGACATTCCATCACTTGAGAGGGTCATAGTCGTTGACAGGCTCGGGGAGGAAGTGAACATGGTTGAGGGGCGGGATGTGCTCTGGGAGGATGCAGTTGATGGGATGAGTGATGAATGCCCCTGTGAGGAGCTCGACCCGGAGGACTCCCTCTTCATACTCTACACCTCGGGCACCACAGGAAAACCCAAGGGAGTGGTGCACACACACGGGGGCTACGCAGCTGGTGTGAGTTCCACATACCGGTTTGTCTTTGATGTAAAGGAAAGGGACATCTGGTGGTGCGCAGCGGATATAGGCTGGATAACAGGTCACAGCTACATAGTCTACGCCCCCCTCATTGAGGGCTCAACATCGGTTATGTATGAGGGGGCCCCTGATTACCCTGACCCTGGAAGGATATGGAGCATGATTGAAAGGTACGGTGTGACAATCTTCTACACTGCCCCCACAACCGTCAGGCTCTTCATGAAGTACGGGAACAAGTGGCCTGAAAAGTATGACCTCAGCACCCTCAGATTACTTGGATCTGTGGGTGAACCCATAAACCCTGAGGCATGGATGTGGTACTACAGGACTATTGGTGGTGGCAGATGCCCCATCATGGACACCTGGTGGCAGACAGAGACCGGGATGCACATGATAACACCCCTTCCTGTAACACCACTCAAGCCGGGGTCTGCAGGAAAGCCCTTTCCCACAGTGGTGGCTGATGTGGTTGATGATAACGGCGAGAGCATACGTGGAAGCGGGGGGCACCTGGTTATAAGGACGCCCTGGCCTGCAATGTTCAGGACACTTTTCAGGGAACCTGAGAGGTATGTGGAGGCATACTGGAGCACCTTCCCGGGGGTTTACCTCAGTGGAGATGTTGCAAGGATAGATGATGACGGCTACTTCTGGATACAGGGAAGGGAGGATGATGTCCTCAACGTCGCAGGTCACAGGATAAGCACAGCCGAGGTTGAATCGGCCCTTGTAAGCCACCCTGATGTTGTTGAGGCCGCGGTGGTCGGAAAACCGGATATACTGAAGGGTGAGGAGATAGCGGCATTCGTGACACTCCGGGACACCGTGAAGCCAGTACCACGCCTCAAGGGCGTTCTGAGGGAGCATGTCAGGAGGGAGATAGGGCCAATAGCAAGTCCGAGTTACATTGAATTCGTTGAGGACCTGCCAAAAACACGTTCAGGTAAGATAATGAGGAGGGTTATAAAGGCCCTTATAAGGGGTGAAGACACCGGTGATCTGAGCACACTCTCAAACCCCGAGTCTGTGAGGATGCTTGAGGAGAGGCTTCAGACAATTTAA
- a CDS encoding deoxyuridine 5'-triphosphate nucleotidohydrolase, with protein sequence MIGEKELIRLFPDFKELVQPAGIDLRVDEVYRQAGPGSLIDDEKNLPPLERLDPPLYTLEPGKSYLVSVDRRIEIPEGYAMLYLPRSTLLRSFVSVHTAVGDPGFRGTLQFLVQNCGEYQYRIKRGERIAQGIVFPVKGSGRYSGSYQED encoded by the coding sequence ATGATCGGAGAAAAGGAGTTAATAAGACTTTTTCCGGATTTCAAGGAACTGGTACAGCCGGCTGGGATTGACCTTCGTGTTGATGAGGTTTACCGGCAGGCAGGTCCAGGTTCACTGATTGACGATGAAAAGAATCTACCGCCCCTTGAAAGGCTGGATCCCCCTTTATACACACTGGAACCAGGGAAATCCTATCTTGTGAGTGTTGATAGGAGGATAGAGATACCTGAGGGTTACGCCATGCTTTACCTTCCAAGGTCAACTCTGCTGAGATCCTTTGTATCGGTCCACACCGCAGTTGGGGACCCTGGATTCAGGGGGACGCTCCAGTTCCTTGTCCAGAACTGTGGTGAATATCAGTACAGGATCAAGAGAGGTGAAAGGATAGCTCAGGGAATTGTATTCCCTGTTAAGGGTTCTGGGAGGTACAGTGGAAGCTACCAGGAGGACTGA
- the dmpI gene encoding 4-oxalocrotonate tautomerase DmpI, with translation MPVIQISCNKLTREKKRELVKRITEVSSEVMGLPESTITVLIREVPPEDVGVGGILLCDRD, from the coding sequence ATGCCTGTTATTCAGATAAGCTGCAATAAGCTGACAAGGGAAAAGAAGAGGGAACTTGTAAAACGCATAACGGAGGTCTCAAGTGAGGTGATGGGCCTTCCAGAGTCAACAATAACGGTACTCATAAGGGAGGTCCCACCGGAGGATGTTGGTGTTGGGGGGATACTCCTCTGTGACAGGGATTGA
- a CDS encoding GAF domain-containing protein — MTARVLLVEDEAITAMDLQRKLEFQGYDVTGIAHSGEAAVELAEKLRPDLILMDIILRGPMSGVEAAERIKDLDIPVVFLSAHSEESTMESAREVQPYGYLIKPFDEKELFFTIELAIQRHRSERKIRKLNRSLRMLSDCNQAIVRINDTEELLMEICRIMVDVGGYRMAWIGFKEDDEFRSVRPVAEYGFHEGYLDSIRVSWGEGRYSEGPTGRSIKEGKPVIIRDTENDPSFAPWRDEAIGRGYMSVMGLPIRVMDENIGALTVYSSEKDSFDPEEVELLAELAADISFRLESESVLGEMEKRICELERNEELLREIFESTPLAILNFRVGDGIHLAELNRAASILTGLETAGGESIEDVLSGLHEDDLKEIIRAAERGDDSRWELLQYRNGDSVKFLELRTVKTSGDTVTVFLIDRSPAEN, encoded by the coding sequence ATGACTGCAAGGGTACTGCTGGTTGAGGATGAGGCAATAACTGCAATGGACCTCCAGAGGAAACTGGAATTCCAGGGTTACGATGTGACTGGAATCGCACACAGCGGGGAGGCCGCAGTTGAACTTGCAGAGAAACTCCGTCCAGACCTTATTCTCATGGACATAATCCTCAGGGGCCCCATGAGTGGGGTTGAAGCCGCAGAGAGGATAAAGGATCTTGATATACCCGTTGTTTTTCTATCAGCACACTCCGAGGAATCCACGATGGAGAGTGCCAGGGAGGTTCAACCATACGGTTACCTCATAAAGCCATTCGATGAGAAGGAACTCTTTTTCACAATAGAACTGGCCATCCAGAGGCACAGAAGCGAAAGGAAGATAAGAAAACTCAACCGTTCCCTCAGGATGCTCAGTGACTGCAACCAGGCCATAGTCAGGATCAATGATACAGAAGAACTCTTAATGGAAATATGCAGAATCATGGTTGATGTGGGCGGCTACAGAATGGCCTGGATAGGGTTTAAGGAGGATGATGAATTCAGATCCGTCCGGCCGGTTGCAGAGTATGGTTTCCATGAGGGATACCTTGACTCCATACGGGTGAGCTGGGGTGAGGGCAGATACAGTGAGGGACCCACAGGAAGATCCATAAAGGAGGGGAAACCCGTAATCATAAGGGACACAGAGAATGATCCATCATTCGCTCCATGGAGGGATGAGGCCATTGGCAGGGGATACATGTCTGTTATGGGACTTCCCATCAGGGTCATGGACGAAAACATAGGGGCCCTAACCGTTTACTCCTCAGAGAAGGACTCATTCGACCCTGAGGAGGTGGAACTCCTTGCTGAACTTGCAGCTGACATATCCTTCCGCCTTGAATCTGAAAGTGTCCTTGGTGAAATGGAGAAAAGGATATGTGAACTTGAAAGAAATGAGGAGTTGTTGAGGGAAATTTTTGAATCAACCCCTCTGGCCATACTCAACTTCAGGGTTGGAGATGGTATCCATCTTGCTGAACTCAATAGAGCAGCCTCAATCTTAACCGGCCTGGAGACTGCCGGTGGTGAGAGCATTGAGGATGTGCTCAGCGGTCTCCATGAGGATGATTTAAAAGAGATAATCAGGGCAGCTGAGAGGGGTGATGATTCCAGGTGGGAACTTCTTCAGTACCGTAACGGAGATTCTGTGAAGTTTCTGGAATTGAGAACCGTTAAAACCTCAGGGGACACTGTAACGGTATTTTTAATTGATCGTTCTCCAGCTGAAAATTAA
- the ftsY gene encoding signal recognition particle-docking protein FtsY, giving the protein MFESLKKKFTETVGKITEKVSSGAEAPSEDEKVSPEEGGHEPVAAAETENTESETPIPESEDDETEEQSDEKGSGFLSFFREKKISEKDVEDVLWELEMALLESDVALEVAERIVEELREELVGKKVKRSTEISDYTREALKKAVMDVLSVDGVKIRELAEKRKPLVIMFVGINGTGKTTTIAKVARYFMRMGLEPVMAAADTFRAGAIEQIHEHADKLGVKIISHRKGADPAAVAFDAVSHAKAQGKDVVLIDTAGRMQTNVNLMDEMAKIKRVVKPDLIVFVGDALTGNDAIEQATKFDEAVGIDAVILTKADADARGGAALSIGYMIRKPIIFLGTGQGYDDIMEFRPEWMADQLFT; this is encoded by the coding sequence GTGTTTGAATCTCTGAAGAAAAAATTCACTGAGACAGTTGGGAAGATCACCGAGAAGGTCTCTTCAGGTGCTGAAGCCCCATCTGAGGATGAGAAGGTTTCCCCAGAAGAGGGCGGCCATGAGCCTGTGGCAGCTGCCGAAACCGAGAATACAGAATCTGAGACTCCCATTCCAGAATCAGAGGATGATGAAACTGAAGAACAGAGCGATGAAAAGGGCTCAGGTTTCCTTTCATTTTTCAGGGAAAAGAAAATATCAGAGAAGGACGTTGAGGACGTCCTCTGGGAACTGGAAATGGCCCTCCTTGAAAGTGACGTGGCCCTTGAAGTGGCTGAAAGGATCGTTGAGGAACTCAGGGAGGAGCTGGTTGGTAAGAAGGTTAAGAGGAGTACTGAGATCTCAGACTACACAAGGGAAGCCCTTAAAAAGGCCGTCATGGATGTTCTGAGTGTTGATGGAGTTAAAATCAGAGAACTTGCAGAAAAAAGGAAGCCCCTTGTTATAATGTTTGTGGGTATAAACGGTACAGGTAAGACAACCACCATCGCCAAGGTGGCCAGGTACTTCATGAGGATGGGTCTTGAACCTGTTATGGCTGCAGCAGATACATTCCGTGCAGGGGCGATAGAGCAGATACATGAACACGCAGATAAACTTGGTGTTAAAATTATAAGCCACCGTAAGGGGGCTGACCCTGCTGCAGTGGCCTTCGATGCCGTATCCCATGCGAAGGCCCAGGGTAAGGATGTTGTCCTAATAGACACGGCGGGGCGAATGCAGACAAACGTCAACCTCATGGATGAGATGGCCAAGATAAAGAGGGTTGTGAAGCCTGACCTCATCGTATTTGTTGGTGATGCCCTCACAGGTAACGATGCCATTGAACAGGCCACCAAATTTGATGAAGCCGTGGGCATAGATGCCGTTATACTCACCAAGGCTGATGCCGATGCCCGTGGCGGTGCAGCCCTATCCATCGGTTACATGATCCGTAAGCCCATAATATTCCTAGGTACGGGGCAGGGCTACGATGACATCATGGAATTTCGGCCCGAATGGATGGCCGATCAGCTGTTTACCTGA